A window of Nicotiana sylvestris chromosome 8, ASM39365v2, whole genome shotgun sequence genomic DNA:
aagaaaaaaaatttgGGCGGGGAAGGGGAAATGAGGGAAGGGAATTACAAGGTGAAAGTTCAGGTAACCAACCATCTGAGCTATTAAGAtcctcaacccccccccccccccatatatCCCTTTTAGAAGCATGTTTCATTGTAGATTTGGTTTGAAGATATTGTTCTAAATATGTGGGATATTATCTTCTAGGGTGTTGGAATGGAGTGATGGGTACTATAATGGGGATATCAAGACTAGGAAGACAGTTCAGGTGGGGGAAGTTAATGAAGACCAACTTGGGTTGCACAGAACTGAGCAATTGCGAGAACTTTATAGTTCACTCTTAACAGGTGAAGGTGAAGAAGACTTACAACCTCAGGCTAAAAGGCCCTCAGCTGCATTATCTCCTGAAGATCTCACTGATACGGAGTGGTATTTCTTAGTATGCATGTCTTTCGTCTTCAATGTTGGACAAGGGTAAATTTCCTGACATTCCAAATCTTGTGCAACCAATATTTGTTTTCTGATGTATTGATCAGAACTTATAATTTAGCTGCAATAAACAAGGATAACACAAAGTTCATAACCTCAATTAATGAAGAATAACAATCTTTCTTGTTGTCTCCTGAAATAATTTGCTTACTTGATCTTCAAGTTGAGTGTTGCTCTCTTTTGGGTTTAAAGTTTACTAACAATGCTCACTTTAGCTTGTTCTAAAAGTAGATAGGAAAGTAAATGGTcaatatctttcttcttcttaaaACAGCAGGGCAGAACTCAGTCATTGTAGTTTCTATTTTAATTGCTGTAAAATAATTACACAGGTTGCCAGGGAAGACCTCAGCGACGAATCAAACAATCTGGCTATGCAATGCTCACCAAGCAGAGAGTAGAGTATTTTCTCGCTCTCTGCTAGCAAAGGCAAGTATAGTTTATATATCAGCGTTAACTGCACTGCCAGTCTAAGACGATATCCTTAAGGGTGTGCATTTCCTCGATTCTGGGTTTTTTTAGTGTTTTGTTTGTTTCTTGGTTTGTAGATTGGCAAACTAATCACTGAATTGGAATAGGTCCTTTTGGATCATTTTGGTTTGTGTCTTTAAACTTAGAAAAGAAAACGAACCTCAAAAACTTAGAACTTGATAAATGAAAACTGAAACCAGCCGAAATACCCAAAAAATCTAACCAAAAGATCTGATAATTCTGTTTGGTCAGTTGTTTTAGTTAAACCCAGATAATGCACACCCTTAGATATCAATTCAACTGAAAAATCTGAATCtctttctttttggtttttcCATGTTACTAATCAAATCCTCTTCGTCTCATCAGAGTGCATCTATCCAGGTATTAATTCtctccctccctccctccctccctctctctctctctctctctctctcacacacacacacacacacacacacacacacgacgAGCGTGCACACACAAAAATTCAAATATTTACCCTTGCGCGAATATTTTTGGATTGTGTTATCTATCTCCTAAAATTTGCCAAATGCATGAAACAACTCTCTACTAACAGATAGGAGTATGCATCAGCTCCTGATTTgtcattcattctttttccatagAGTATGTGGTTGATCGATAACTTTTCCTCTCTTCGCAACTTGTAGACTGTCGTATGCTTTCCATATTTAGGAGGCGTTATTGAGCTGGGAGTCACCGAGCTTGTAAGCTAGTTTCAATTTGTCTTGTCAATCTTTATGATGTTTTGCACGATATCACTAATTACTTTCAATGATATATTGCCTTGTTGAAACATGTTTTTTACAGGTCTTAGAAGATCCCAACCTCATTCAGCAAATAAAAAATTCCTTTGAGGTTGATCACTCTGTTATTTCGAAGAGGCCTAATTACAACTCCAATGATGCAAAAGATGACATGAATGTTGCTAGCCGAAAGCTTGATCATAATGTACTTGAAAGTGATGCTTATCCAGTTGAAATAAACAACAGTTCACCGCATGATAGTTCAAACGGTTTTGTGGCCAATCAAGAGGCAGAAGATTCTTTAATGGTGGTAGGCGTTATAGGGGAAACTTCACAAGCTCAAAGCTGGAAGTTCGTGGATGATAATATGAGTAACGGTGTGCATAATTCTTTGAATTCCAGTGACTGCATCTCTCAAAATTATGAAAAGTTGTCCCCTCTTTCGAGTGGAGAGAAAGAAACTAAGCCTTGCCCAATAGACCGTGAAGAGCACAATCAGAATAAACTGCATCTTTTAGATCACCAAGGAGATGACGCTCAATATCAAGCTGTCATTTCTAAGCTTCTAAAGAGCTCTGACCAATTAACTTTGGGACCACATTTTAGAAATATTAACAAAAAGTCAAGCTTTGCTGGTTGGAAGAATGATACTGAAGCGCCAAGAATAGGAACTGCACAAAAACTATTGAAGAAGGTACTTCTTGAAGTTCCTAGAATGCATGGTGGTGTTACACATAAATTCAGCAGAGAGAATCGTAAAAAGAACGGCCTTTGGAGACCGGAGGTTGATGACATTGATAGAAGCCGTGTTATTTCAGAGAGAAGGCGAAGAGAAAAGATAAACGAGAGATTTATGCATCTTGCATCAATGCTGCCGACTGGTGGCAAGGTACTGGAAGATTTTCTCAAGTTCAAATAGCTGCTGTTTGACGGCACATTGATCAAGTATTATGCTTTGCCTTTGTGTTTGCAGGTTGACAAAATATCACTACTTGACGAGACAATAGAATACATGAAAGAGCTTGAGAGGAGAGTTCAAGAGCTGGAAGCTAGATcaggaaaaaaaacaaatgatACTGCAGAGCAGACATCTGATAATTGTGGCACTAGCAAATTCAATGACGTCAATGGATCGTTAAAGAGGAAAGCATGTGATATGGATGAAATGGAACCTGAAAGCTGTAATGAATTACTGAAAGGCAGTTCAGCTGATGGTATTGTCATCAGTATGATCGATAAGGAAGTCTCGATCAAGATGAGGTGTCTTTGGAGCGAGGGCTTGTTACTTAAGATTATGGAGGCACTAACCGACCTACAAATGGATTGCCATACGGTTCAATCTTCCAAGATTGATGGGATTTTATCCATTGCTATTGAATCAAAGGTTTGTCATGGAATACTAACTGAAAAATTAACTCTCGTGTGTGCTTTTCCAAGATTAATATGTTGTATCTTTTGGTTAAATTGCGAGTAAAGATGTGTATTCATTCTTCTCTGATCTTTTTCCCGTTGCAGTCAAATGGATTGAAAACTGTATCAGTTGGAGCAATTAGAGAAGTACTTCAGAGAGTAGTCTGGAAATCTTGATGATCATTTAAGATTGGTGAATTATCTCCATCTGAAGACGATGCCGATTAGTCATGTCCTTAGAGGATAGTTAGGGCTTGTGTATATTTTTCTACTTTGGAAATGCATTTTGCATAGATTTGACAGCCTACAGAGAAGTAGTAATTTGGAGTAACtttcttccaatgtatcatgtttCTTGATCATCACTTGGTTTGTGGTCCTCTGAGAAGTTCATGAAAGTAGAGTTGCTCAATCTAGCAATTGATTTCTGTCAGTGAGTGCTTTTCTCTCTTTCCCACTCCTCCCTTTGAAAGGTCACTTCAGAAATAGAAAAGGGTTCAGTTACTCAAGcgtgaaggggagccttggcgtaattggtaaagttgttgccacgtgaccaggaggtcatgggttcgagccatggaaacaacctcttgcagaaatgcagggtaaagcTTCGTACAATAGACCTTCCCTGGACccgtgcatagcgggagcttagtgctcCCGGCTGCCTTTTTAACTTGCTCAAGTCATTCAGCATTATTGGGACTTGAAATTCAGCAGCAGTTAGATTCATGTTAAAGCATTTTACTTTTTAAAACATGCTTAAGCTCTTTCATTTACATTTGAGATAAAAGGAGGTA
This region includes:
- the LOC104228885 gene encoding transcription factor EGL1, translated to MAMGHQDQDGVPNNLRKQLALAVRGIQWSYAIFWSTPVTQPGVLEWSDGYYNGDIKTRKTVQVGEVNEDQLGLHRTEQLRELYSSLLTGEGEEDLQPQAKRPSAALSPEDLTDTEWYFLVCMSFVFNVGQGLPGKTSATNQTIWLCNAHQAESRVFSRSLLAKSASIQTVVCFPYLGGVIELGVTELVLEDPNLIQQIKNSFEVDHSVISKRPNYNSNDAKDDMNVASRKLDHNVLESDAYPVEINNSSPHDSSNGFVANQEAEDSLMVVGVIGETSQAQSWKFVDDNMSNGVHNSLNSSDCISQNYEKLSPLSSGEKETKPCPIDREEHNQNKLHLLDHQGDDAQYQAVISKLLKSSDQLTLGPHFRNINKKSSFAGWKNDTEAPRIGTAQKLLKKVLLEVPRMHGGVTHKFSRENRKKNGLWRPEVDDIDRSRVISERRRREKINERFMHLASMLPTGGKVDKISLLDETIEYMKELERRVQELEARSGKKTNDTAEQTSDNCGTSKFNDVNGSLKRKACDMDEMEPESCNELLKGSSADGIVISMIDKEVSIKMRCLWSEGLLLKIMEALTDLQMDCHTVQSSKIDGILSIAIESKSNGLKTVSVGAIREVLQRVVWKS